One part of the Aestuariirhabdus litorea genome encodes these proteins:
- a CDS encoding DUF4426 domain-containing protein translates to MIRQLSRLFTLLLVALPLAAAANELQSVKEFDGYSVHYSVFNSTFLKPDVARSYGLKRGQDIGILNIAVHQKTASGNKAVKAQLVGKTANLIQQQESLEFLPIEEGSAIYYLASFRFINEEVLHYNVDIETADGTRLTLKFTHTLYQE, encoded by the coding sequence ATGATTCGCCAACTTTCTCGCCTGTTCACCCTGCTGCTGGTCGCCCTGCCCCTTGCAGCGGCCGCCAACGAGCTGCAAAGCGTCAAGGAGTTCGATGGCTACAGCGTCCACTACAGCGTCTTTAACAGCACCTTCCTGAAACCCGATGTAGCCCGCAGTTATGGTCTCAAGCGGGGGCAGGACATCGGCATCCTCAACATCGCGGTGCACCAGAAAACCGCCTCCGGCAACAAGGCAGTCAAGGCCCAGCTGGTCGGAAAAACCGCCAACCTGATCCAGCAGCAGGAGAGCCTCGAGTTTCTCCCCATTGAGGAGGGCAGCGCGATCTACTACCTAGCCAGCTTTCGTTTCATCAACGAAGAGGTGCTGCACTACAACGTTGATATTGAGACCGCCGACGGCACCCGGCTGACCCTTAAATTCACCCACACACTCTACCAGGAGTAA
- the metW gene encoding methionine biosynthesis protein MetW has product MRSDFECIQRWIKPNSRVLDLGCGDGTLLEYLSQTRSVQGYGLEINPHNIAQCVERGVNVVEQDLDKGLNNFSDRSFDTVVMTQALQAVHYPDLILDEMLRVGRECIVTFPNFGHWRCRAYLGWRGRMPVSKFMPYTWYNTPNIHFCTFKDFEALCFQKNLHILDRLVVDQTHQGHWLSKLSPNLFGEIAIYHLTR; this is encoded by the coding sequence ATGCGCAGTGATTTTGAATGCATACAACGCTGGATCAAGCCCAACTCCCGGGTACTGGATCTTGGCTGTGGCGATGGCACCCTGCTGGAATACCTCAGCCAGACCCGTTCGGTTCAGGGCTATGGGCTGGAGATCAACCCCCATAACATCGCCCAATGCGTCGAGCGCGGTGTTAACGTGGTTGAGCAGGATCTTGACAAGGGATTGAACAATTTCAGCGACCGCAGTTTCGACACTGTGGTCATGACCCAGGCCCTGCAAGCGGTCCACTACCCGGACCTCATTCTGGACGAGATGCTAAGGGTCGGGCGCGAGTGTATCGTCACCTTCCCCAACTTCGGCCACTGGCGTTGCAGGGCCTATCTGGGCTGGCGCGGGCGCATGCCGGTCTCAAAATTTATGCCCTATACTTGGTACAACACCCCCAACATCCATTTTTGTACCTTCAAGGATTTTGAAGCGCTCTGCTTCCAGAAAAACCTGCACATTCTGGATCGATTAGTGGTGGACCAAACCCATCAGGGTCATTGGCTCAGCAAGCTATCCCCCAATCTCTTTGGTGAGATTGCCATCTACCACCTGACGCGCTAA
- the metX gene encoding homoserine O-succinyltransferase MetX: protein MPVSIPADSVGLVEPQVAHFQQPLKLLSGRSLPEFTLVYETYGELNAARSNAILICHALSGHHHAAGYHSIEDKKPGWWDSAIGPGKPIDTNRFFVVSLNNLGGCHGSSGPTSIDPASGHHYGPDFPMVTVHDWVNSQALLADHLNISQWAAVVGGSLGGMQALQWSIAYPERLRYALVIASAPRLSAQNIAFNEVARQAIMSDEEFHQGRYQKHNTLPRRGLKLARMIGHITYLSDDSMREKFGRELRSGKLKFGYEVDFEVESYLRYQGQTFSEAFDANSYLLMTKALDYFDPAREQGDDLAAALKPALCKFLLISFTTDWRFAPERSREIVTALLEARKDVSYLEVDAPQGHDAFLMPIPRYMEALAAYLSRVANEVSTDAQ, encoded by the coding sequence ATGCCCGTATCGATTCCCGCAGACTCCGTCGGCCTTGTAGAGCCTCAGGTTGCTCACTTCCAGCAACCCCTCAAATTACTCAGCGGACGCTCCCTGCCGGAGTTTACCCTGGTCTATGAAACCTACGGTGAGCTCAATGCCGCGCGCAGTAACGCAATCCTGATCTGTCATGCCCTCAGCGGTCATCACCATGCTGCTGGCTACCACAGCATAGAGGACAAGAAACCGGGCTGGTGGGACAGCGCCATCGGCCCGGGAAAACCGATCGACACCAACCGCTTTTTTGTAGTGTCCCTCAACAACCTGGGCGGCTGTCACGGCTCCAGTGGTCCCACTTCTATTGACCCCGCCAGCGGCCACCACTACGGACCCGATTTCCCCATGGTAACGGTGCACGACTGGGTGAATAGCCAGGCCCTGCTCGCAGACCACCTCAACATCAGCCAGTGGGCCGCCGTGGTGGGGGGAAGCCTGGGAGGGATGCAAGCCTTGCAGTGGTCAATCGCCTACCCTGAGCGGCTTCGCTATGCGCTGGTGATCGCCTCTGCCCCCCGACTTTCAGCCCAGAACATCGCCTTCAATGAAGTGGCTCGCCAGGCGATCATGAGCGACGAGGAGTTCCATCAGGGGCGTTACCAGAAGCACAATACGCTGCCTCGACGAGGGCTTAAGCTGGCTCGGATGATTGGCCATATTACCTATCTGTCCGATGACTCCATGCGTGAAAAGTTTGGCCGCGAGCTGCGCAGTGGCAAGCTTAAATTCGGCTACGAGGTCGACTTTGAAGTTGAGAGTTACCTACGTTACCAGGGGCAGACTTTTTCGGAAGCCTTCGACGCCAACAGTTACCTGCTGATGACCAAGGCGCTGGATTACTTTGATCCTGCCCGCGAACAGGGCGACGACCTGGCGGCTGCACTCAAGCCCGCGCTCTGCAAATTCCTGCTCATCTCCTTTACCACCGACTGGCGCTTCGCACCGGAGCGCTCGCGGGAGATCGTGACCGCATTGCTGGAGGCCCGTAAAGATGTCAGCTATCTCGAGGTGGACGCCCCCCAGGGCCACGATGCCTTCCTGATGCCCATTCCCCGCTATATGGAAGCCCTGGCGGCCTATTTGTCGCGCGTTGCTAATGAGGTGTCCACGGATGCGCAGTGA